In Streptosporangiales bacterium, one genomic interval encodes:
- the treY gene encoding malto-oligosyltrehalose synthase has product MATPVSTYRIQLTADFGFRDTAAIVPYLASLGVTHVYLSPVLESALGSRHGYDVVDHGRLSRERGGADGWRVLQGSLREHGLGCVVDIVPNHMAVPAPESTNPALWSVLRDGPSSPYARWFDVDWADDDGRLVLPVLGTGLDQAVANGELVRDGDLLRYHEHEYPIADGTGGLPWPDVVHAQHYALALWSDPVDRLNYRRFFDVSGLIGLRVEDAEVFEETHRLLLDLVAAGDIQGLRVDHPDGLADPRGYLRRLRAAAPDAWVVVEKILGVDEALPADWPCDGTSGYDVLRAVDDVFLDAPGLDALTRLHEDVTGEHRGWDAVAAEAKRDVLGEVLTAERARLAALVGPCLPAHDEDLLARALDELLVAMPVYRTYVVPGEQPSAVDTEVVERARQRAESADPVLAPVLRDLADLVLGRLSDVPAGEVVVRFQQLSSALTAKGVEDTAFYRWHVLVSRNEVGGDPGHPDVGSVARFHRFAQHLPAGTMTTLSTHDTKRSEDVRARLALLSEVPDVWARFLAGRHASGPADVLDGPTSALFWQTLAGTWPLTPERLTAYLRKACREAKRRTSWLAPDPGYEEAVLGYAEAVLADPATRAAVEAFVADLREPWACSMLAHKVLQLTMPGVPDCYQGAEALHLALVDPDNRRQVDYGRLGGLLAALDRGSAPPAWRDDPDVAKVHVVSRVLRLRRDRPDLFAGYAPLAVTGPAADHAIAFDRGGAIVVVPRLPVRLARSGGWRDTSVDLPEGTWTDAFTGRSHAGGTRLDTLFADLPVTLLHP; this is encoded by the coding sequence GTGGCGACGCCGGTGTCGACGTACCGGATCCAGCTCACGGCCGACTTCGGCTTCCGCGACACCGCGGCGATCGTCCCGTACCTGGCGAGCCTGGGCGTCACGCACGTCTACCTGTCGCCCGTCCTGGAGTCGGCTCTCGGCTCGCGACACGGGTACGACGTGGTCGACCACGGCCGGCTGTCGCGCGAGCGGGGCGGCGCGGACGGCTGGCGGGTGCTCCAGGGCTCGCTGCGCGAGCACGGCCTCGGCTGCGTGGTCGACATCGTGCCCAACCACATGGCAGTCCCGGCTCCCGAGTCGACCAACCCGGCCCTCTGGTCGGTGCTGCGTGACGGCCCGTCGTCGCCCTACGCGCGGTGGTTCGACGTCGACTGGGCGGATGACGACGGCAGGCTCGTGCTGCCGGTCCTCGGCACCGGCCTCGACCAGGCCGTCGCCAACGGCGAGCTCGTCCGCGACGGCGACCTGCTCAGGTACCACGAGCACGAGTACCCGATCGCCGACGGCACCGGCGGGCTGCCCTGGCCCGACGTCGTCCATGCGCAGCACTACGCCCTGGCCCTCTGGTCCGATCCCGTCGACCGGCTGAACTACCGGAGGTTCTTCGACGTGTCCGGCCTCATCGGGCTGCGCGTCGAGGATGCCGAGGTGTTCGAGGAGACCCACCGGCTGCTGCTCGACCTCGTCGCGGCGGGCGACATCCAGGGTCTGCGGGTCGACCACCCCGACGGGCTCGCCGATCCGCGTGGCTACCTGCGCCGGCTCCGTGCCGCCGCTCCGGACGCGTGGGTCGTCGTCGAGAAGATCCTCGGCGTCGACGAGGCGCTGCCGGCCGACTGGCCCTGCGACGGCACGAGCGGCTACGACGTGCTGCGCGCCGTCGACGACGTGTTCCTCGACGCGCCCGGCCTCGACGCGCTGACGCGACTGCACGAGGACGTGACCGGCGAGCATCGCGGCTGGGACGCGGTGGCGGCCGAGGCGAAGCGGGACGTGCTCGGCGAGGTGCTGACCGCCGAACGCGCCCGGCTGGCGGCGCTGGTGGGGCCCTGCCTGCCCGCGCACGACGAGGACCTGCTGGCGCGTGCACTCGACGAGTTGCTCGTCGCCATGCCGGTGTACCGCACGTACGTCGTCCCCGGCGAGCAGCCGTCCGCGGTCGACACCGAGGTCGTCGAACGGGCCAGGCAGCGGGCGGAGTCCGCCGACCCCGTTCTCGCGCCGGTGCTGCGTGATCTCGCCGACCTCGTGCTCGGCCGGCTGTCCGACGTCCCCGCCGGCGAGGTGGTGGTCAGGTTCCAGCAACTGTCGAGCGCGCTCACGGCCAAGGGCGTCGAGGACACGGCGTTCTACCGGTGGCACGTGCTCGTATCGCGCAACGAGGTCGGCGGCGACCCCGGACACCCGGATGTCGGCTCGGTCGCGCGGTTCCACCGCTTCGCGCAGCACCTGCCGGCCGGCACGATGACGACCCTGTCGACCCACGACACCAAGCGCAGCGAGGACGTGCGTGCCCGCCTCGCCCTGCTGAGCGAGGTGCCGGACGTCTGGGCACGGTTCCTCGCCGGCCGGCACGCCTCGGGTCCGGCGGACGTGCTCGACGGTCCGACCTCGGCGCTGTTCTGGCAGACCCTCGCGGGTACCTGGCCGTTGACGCCGGAACGGCTCACCGCGTACCTGCGCAAGGCCTGCCGCGAGGCCAAGCGCCGGACGTCCTGGCTCGCTCCCGATCCCGGCTACGAGGAGGCCGTCCTCGGGTACGCGGAGGCCGTGCTCGCCGACCCGGCGACCCGGGCGGCGGTGGAGGCGTTCGTCGCCGATCTTCGGGAGCCCTGGGCCTGCAGCATGCTCGCGCACAAGGTGCTGCAGCTCACCATGCCCGGCGTGCCCGACTGCTACCAGGGTGCGGAGGCCCTCCACCTCGCCCTCGTCGACCCCGACAACCGCAGGCAGGTCGACTACGGCCGGCTCGGCGGGCTGCTCGCCGCGCTCGACCGCGGGTCCGCGCCACCCGCATGGCGCGACGATCCCGACGTGGCCAAAGTGCACGTCGTGAGCCGCGTCCTGCGGCTGCGACGCGACCGTCCCGACCTCTTCGCCGGGTACGCCCCGCTGGCCGTCACCGGGCCCGCCGCCGACCATGCGATCGCGTTCGACCGCGGTGGCGCCATCGTCGTGGTACCCCGCCTGCCCGTGCGGCTCGCCAGGTCGGGCGGCTGGCGGGACACGTCCGTCGACCTCCCCGAGGGGACGTGGACCGACGCCTTCACCGGTCGGTCACACGCGGGCGGTACGCGGCTCGACACATTGTTCGCCGACCTTCCCGTGACCCTTCTCCACCCCTGA
- the glgX gene encoding glycogen debranching protein GlgX, producing MTVWPGQPYPRGATYTGAGTNFAVFSEVAERVELCLFDDGGSETRHELTEVDGYTWHGYMPGIGPGQRYGYRVHGPWDPAKGQRCNPAKLLLDPYAKAIEGGIEWEPAVFAHRLDQPAARNDDDSAPYTMRSVVVNPYFDWADDRNPKTPYNESVIYETHVKGLTVRHPGVPEDLRGTYAALGHPAIVEHFTSLGVTAVELMPVHQFVVTEEQQKHGKTNYWGYDTIGYLAPHNRYGFAGEAGEQVQEFKQMVQALHAAGIEVILDVVYNHTGEGNHKGPTLCFRGLDNAAYYRLLDDDPRYYMDYTGTGNSLNVRNPNTLQLIMDSLRYWVTEMHVDGFRFDLASALARELHDVDKLSAFFDLVQQDPVVSQVKLIAEPWDVGEGGYQVGNFPPGWTEWNGRYRDTVRDFWRGQTPNVPEFASRICGSSDLYESSGRRPFASINFVTCHDGFTLDDLVSYDHKYNQANGEDNRDGTDDNRSWNHGAEGPTDDPDILGLRAKQKRNFLATLLLSQGTPMLSHGDEIGRSQGGNNNGYAQDNEITWIDWDLEDRDTELLDFTRRLVALRHEHPVFRRRRFFQGRRVRGTPDGLRDITWFTAGGEEMTDTDWNDGFSQTLSVFLNGDALTEPDAYGEKVRDDSFLLMFNAHDQDLTFTLPDKSFGETWEVEIDTATPSGTYRPTTKAGQQIDVEARSMIVLRRT from the coding sequence ATGACCGTCTGGCCAGGACAGCCGTATCCGCGTGGCGCGACCTACACGGGTGCGGGCACGAACTTCGCCGTGTTCTCCGAGGTCGCGGAGCGGGTCGAGCTCTGCCTCTTCGACGACGGCGGCTCCGAGACCAGGCACGAGCTCACCGAGGTCGACGGGTACACGTGGCACGGCTACATGCCCGGCATCGGTCCTGGACAGCGGTACGGCTATCGGGTCCACGGGCCTTGGGACCCGGCCAAGGGGCAGCGCTGCAACCCGGCGAAGCTGCTGCTCGACCCGTACGCCAAGGCGATCGAGGGCGGTATCGAGTGGGAGCCCGCCGTCTTCGCGCACCGACTCGACCAACCGGCGGCACGCAACGATGACGACAGCGCGCCGTACACGATGCGCTCCGTCGTGGTGAACCCCTACTTCGACTGGGCCGACGACCGCAACCCGAAGACCCCGTACAACGAGTCAGTGATCTACGAGACGCACGTCAAGGGCCTCACCGTCCGGCACCCGGGCGTGCCCGAGGACCTCAGGGGCACCTACGCGGCGCTGGGGCACCCGGCGATCGTCGAGCACTTCACCTCCCTCGGGGTGACCGCCGTCGAGCTGATGCCGGTGCACCAGTTCGTGGTGACCGAGGAGCAGCAGAAGCACGGCAAGACCAACTACTGGGGCTACGACACGATCGGCTACCTCGCTCCGCACAACAGGTACGGCTTCGCCGGTGAGGCCGGCGAGCAGGTGCAGGAGTTCAAGCAGATGGTGCAGGCGCTGCACGCCGCCGGCATCGAGGTGATCCTCGACGTGGTCTACAACCACACCGGCGAGGGCAACCACAAGGGACCGACCCTGTGCTTCCGCGGTCTCGACAACGCCGCGTACTACCGGCTGCTCGACGACGACCCCCGCTACTACATGGACTACACGGGCACCGGCAACAGCCTCAACGTCCGCAACCCCAACACGTTGCAGCTCATCATGGACTCGCTGCGCTACTGGGTCACCGAGATGCACGTCGACGGGTTCCGCTTCGACCTCGCGTCCGCGCTGGCCAGGGAGCTGCACGACGTCGACAAACTGTCGGCGTTCTTCGACCTGGTGCAACAGGACCCCGTGGTCTCCCAGGTGAAGCTGATCGCCGAGCCGTGGGACGTCGGCGAAGGCGGCTACCAGGTCGGCAACTTCCCGCCGGGCTGGACCGAGTGGAACGGCCGCTACCGCGACACCGTGCGCGACTTCTGGCGGGGACAGACCCCGAACGTGCCCGAGTTCGCGTCGCGCATCTGCGGGTCGAGCGACCTGTACGAGTCGAGCGGCCGGCGCCCGTTCGCGTCCATCAACTTCGTCACCTGCCACGACGGCTTCACCCTCGACGACCTCGTCTCGTACGACCACAAGTACAACCAGGCCAACGGCGAGGACAACCGCGACGGCACGGACGACAACCGGTCGTGGAACCACGGCGCCGAGGGTCCCACTGACGATCCCGACATCCTCGGGTTGCGCGCCAAGCAGAAGCGCAACTTCCTCGCGACGCTGCTGCTCTCGCAGGGCACCCCCATGCTCTCGCACGGCGACGAGATCGGGCGTTCGCAGGGCGGCAACAACAACGGCTACGCGCAGGACAACGAGATCACCTGGATCGACTGGGACCTCGAGGACCGCGACACCGAGCTGCTCGACTTCACCCGCCGCCTCGTCGCGCTGCGCCACGAGCACCCGGTGTTCCGGCGCCGCCGCTTCTTCCAGGGCCGGCGGGTGCGCGGCACCCCGGACGGACTGCGCGACATCACCTGGTTCACCGCCGGCGGCGAGGAGATGACCGACACCGACTGGAACGACGGGTTCAGCCAGACGCTGAGCGTCTTCCTCAACGGCGACGCGCTCACCGAGCCCGACGCGTACGGCGAGAAAGTGCGCGACGACTCGTTCCTGCTGATGTTCAACGCCCACGACCAGGACCTCACCTTCACCCTGCCGGACAAGAGCTTCGGCGAGACCTGGGAGGTCGAGATCGACACGGCGACGCCGAGCGGCACCTACCGGCCGACCACGAAGGCGGGACAGCAGATCGACGTCGAGGCACGGTCGATGATCGTGCTGCGAAGGACCTGA